GCTTCCCGCGCCATAACCTCGCCAAACCAAAGCAAATGGCTAGCACCGAAGAGGTCAATGCCAACGAGAAGAACAACTGCACTGCTCGTCTGCAGCTTACACTGGTGTTGGCAACGGCCGTCGAAAAACCCGACGGCCTGGAACGTGCCTTCCGTCGTGCTAGGGGTGACGAGCCGACACCAAGGCGCCCACGTGGGGTAGCCATCACCGACATTGCCAAAGACGACCGATGCCACCCCCAGAATGGCGGTGCCGTCATCATCTGCGAGGGCTGCAAGGAGCGCGAGGCAAAAAGATTCAACCGCAAGAAGAAGCGTGAGGCCGACGACGAAAAGGAGTGGTCGTCGTACGAGGACGAGCGCATCATCATGATCAACGAAAAGGAGTTCAAGAGATGGCAGGACAACGACAGCCCTGACCATTCCATGAACGCAAAGAAGGTCGAGTTTGTCATGCGCATCACATGCTACTGCAGACACCAAGAAGACAAGTCACCTGTCGGCTACAGAGTCATCTTCACCTTCAAGGACGTCAACGACAACCTCCTTGCGCAGGAGATTTCCGAAATTGTGCAAATCACAGACGACCACAAGAACAAGGAAAATCCTTCCGAAACTCTTAGCTCGTTGACTATTCCCACTGGACCACACGACAGCATGCCCATGCAGTACACTGTCCCCATGTCCGAGTACTCTCCTACTGTCTGCAGCAGTCAGTATTCGCTGCCTACAACGCCTATCGTTACCCAGGCTCCCGGTTTGCCTCACTCACAGAGCATGTTCTTCCCACGGGAAGCACAATATCCTCGCATGATGAACCCCGCTGCCGTTACTCAGGCTCCAACCCAGTCTGGTATGGGTTTCTACGGTACTGCTATGCCTGCACCTGCACCTACTCAGCAATACGCCTCACACCAGCGTGGTCAAAGCTACTTTTCGCCATCCATGCTCAGTCCGACGGGTGAGCAGATGCCCACACAGTCTGGCTACGCACTTCACCGTCCTCATTCTCTGGACAGCTTTCCTCAAGCATTCAACTTCAACTACACTGCGCAACCATCATATCCACAA
This sequence is a window from Pyrenophora tritici-repentis strain M4 chromosome 4, whole genome shotgun sequence. Protein-coding genes within it:
- a CDS encoding Herpes-BLLF1 multi-domain protein → MQQNYGTYVNPQDLENNHGDFQDSFWQMRIDPNAYQQPYNAAVLSSTTERSGRKQDSALDLTSFSNQAYPCIKAEDDFNTFVHTTNSTPTSNTPSPPDNFVFSNANSPGDFVRDQSQTSSPETCNDSLTNDSWPAIHIPQPVDQSQVFIALDKNKNRAETQIKTTVTMDPLSPHYQWIRFPRHNLAKPKQMASTEEVNANEKNNCTARLQLTLVLATAVEKPDGLERAFRRARGDEPTPRRPRGVAITDIAKDDRCHPQNGGAVIICEGCKEREAKRFNRKKKREADDEKEWSSYEDERIIMINEKEFKRWQDNDSPDHSMNAKKVEFVMRITCYCRHQEDKSPVGYRVIFTFKDVNDNLLAQEISEIVQITDDHKNKENPSETLSSLTIPTGPHDSMPMQYTVPMSEYSPTVCSSQYSLPTTPIVTQAPGLPHSQSMFFPREAQYPRMMNPAAVTQAPTQSGMGFYGTAMPAPAPTQQYASHQRGQSYFSPSMLSPTGEQMPTQSGYALHRPHSLDSFPQAFNFNYTAQPSYPQIYSSQPPSRATSRPASPTWDQGRGAKKMRPQPAAGFMLFEDFEE